A genomic region of Chitinimonas arctica contains the following coding sequences:
- a CDS encoding ABC transporter ATP-binding protein, which yields MAELRLHKLQKTYEDGPTVIHGIDLAIRDGEFMVFVGPSGCGKTTTLRMIAGLEDISGGELHIGDRMVNDLPAAKRGVAMVFQSYALYPHMTVRENMGFGLKLAKRPRREIDETVARAADILQITHLLDRKPKALSGGQRQRVAIGRAIVRKPDVFLFDEPLSNLDASLRVQMRIELAKLHAELATTMIYVTHDQVEAMTLGDRIAVFNAGRIEQVGTPLELYQRPANQFVAGFLGSPRMNFLPGHFGSGHESGSDIILSGNTSITLPGKCALSAGNSLTLGIRPEHIHWQAQAQPNSIPVEVDLIEHLGGEQIVHSRVVGADHRIAFSLAGQEAAPTRGSQVWLRPQWDACHLFNADGQALVTH from the coding sequence ATGGCCGAATTGAGATTGCATAAGCTGCAAAAGACATACGAGGACGGCCCCACCGTCATCCATGGTATCGACCTAGCGATACGCGACGGTGAATTCATGGTCTTTGTCGGCCCGTCCGGCTGCGGCAAGACCACCACCCTGCGCATGATCGCCGGCCTGGAAGATATCAGCGGCGGCGAACTCCATATCGGCGACCGGATGGTCAACGACCTGCCCGCCGCCAAGCGCGGCGTAGCCATGGTGTTCCAAAGCTACGCGCTCTATCCCCATATGACGGTGCGCGAGAATATGGGCTTCGGCCTGAAACTGGCAAAGCGGCCACGGCGTGAAATCGACGAGACGGTAGCCCGTGCTGCCGATATCCTGCAGATCACCCACCTGCTCGACCGCAAGCCCAAGGCCTTGTCGGGTGGCCAGCGCCAGCGTGTCGCCATCGGCCGCGCCATCGTCCGCAAGCCGGACGTCTTCCTGTTCGACGAACCGCTCTCCAACCTGGACGCCTCGCTCCGGGTGCAGATGCGCATCGAACTGGCCAAGCTGCATGCCGAACTGGCCACCACCATGATCTATGTCACCCATGACCAGGTCGAGGCCATGACCCTGGGCGACCGGATCGCCGTCTTCAACGCCGGCCGCATCGAACAGGTCGGCACCCCGCTGGAACTTTACCAGCGGCCGGCCAACCAGTTCGTGGCGGGATTCCTGGGCTCACCGCGCATGAACTTCCTGCCCGGCCATTTCGGCAGCGGCCACGAAAGTGGTAGCGATATTATTTTATCAGGCAATACCAGTATTACTCTGCCAGGCAAATGCGCGCTCAGCGCTGGTAATAGCCTGACCTTGGGAATTCGTCCCGAACATATCCATTGGCAGGCGCAAGCCCAACCCAACAGCATCCCGGTCGAGGTCGATCTGATCGAGCACCTGGGTGGCGAGCAAATCGTCCACAGCCGCGTCGTGGGGGCCGATCACCGGATCGCTTTCTCGCTGGCGGGGCAGGAAGCCGCCCCCACGCGTGGATCGCAAGTCTGGCTACGGCCGCAATGGGACGCCTGCCATCTATTCAATGCCGACGGCCAGGCCCTGGTCACCCATTGA
- a CDS encoding extracellular solute-binding protein, producing the protein MLSKRIAKAALLGSLALSGQAWADRPRLEFWTQSLAPKFAPYFNNLVSRYQAANPQVEVAWVDYPWDVIRSKFMVALASGNPPALANVQVPWVYEFKEAGLIQPLDNLLDSKQYLTGAIMDVSFDGHIYAFPFYNGANVIAYNTALFRQAGLDPAQPPRSFDMQLSYAKTIRQKTGVAGFAPTLGPTKVEGLMINEGLEIMRNGRAVFNSPAHVAFVRKLADAYQAGALLKDNLFSEDNFQVSMAAYNSGRLGMLVTVPAALKRVRDDAPAIYRHTDAASAPLGRTGMAAGGWQFTFVVPKNVDPKLLPEVAKLGAFLTSAENQLAFSRAAGTLPTSRLASQHAFFHTLPDQAGAVEKGLIAAARNIAVTRTVFLAGVKNSELLSTRLSGAVEQAVTGRKDAKLALDEAVLFWNKKLGK; encoded by the coding sequence ATGCTCTCGAAACGCATCGCCAAAGCCGCCCTGCTGGGCAGCCTTGCCCTGTCAGGCCAAGCCTGGGCCGACCGGCCCCGGCTGGAATTCTGGACGCAGAGCCTGGCGCCCAAGTTCGCGCCGTATTTCAATAACCTGGTCAGCCGCTACCAGGCGGCCAATCCGCAGGTCGAAGTGGCCTGGGTGGACTACCCGTGGGACGTGATACGCAGCAAGTTCATGGTGGCCCTGGCTTCCGGCAACCCACCGGCCCTGGCCAATGTACAAGTGCCCTGGGTCTACGAGTTCAAGGAAGCGGGCCTGATACAGCCATTGGACAATTTGCTGGACAGCAAGCAGTACCTGACCGGCGCCATCATGGACGTCAGTTTCGATGGCCACATCTACGCCTTCCCTTTCTACAACGGCGCCAATGTCATCGCTTACAACACCGCACTGTTCCGCCAGGCCGGCCTGGATCCGGCGCAACCGCCCCGCTCCTTCGACATGCAGCTGAGCTATGCCAAGACCATCCGCCAGAAGACCGGCGTGGCCGGCTTCGCCCCCACGCTGGGGCCGACCAAGGTGGAAGGGTTGATGATCAACGAGGGCCTGGAAATCATGCGGAACGGCCGCGCCGTCTTCAATTCGCCGGCCCACGTCGCCTTTGTCCGCAAGCTGGCGGATGCCTACCAGGCCGGCGCCCTGCTGAAGGACAACCTGTTCTCCGAAGATAATTTCCAGGTCTCCATGGCGGCCTACAACAGCGGCCGGCTAGGCATGCTGGTCACGGTACCGGCCGCACTGAAGCGCGTAAGGGACGATGCGCCCGCCATCTACCGCCATACCGATGCCGCCAGCGCGCCGCTGGGTCGCACCGGCATGGCCGCCGGCGGCTGGCAATTCACCTTCGTGGTGCCCAAGAATGTCGATCCCAAGCTACTGCCGGAAGTCGCCAAGCTGGGCGCCTTTCTCACCAGCGCCGAAAACCAGCTGGCCTTTTCCCGCGCGGCCGGCACGCTGCCGACTTCGCGCCTGGCATCCCAGCACGCCTTCTTCCATACCCTGCCGGACCAGGCAGGCGCGGTGGAAAAGGGCCTGATCGCCGCGGCCCGCAATATCGCCGTCACCCGCACGGTCTTCCTGGCCGGCGTAAAAAACTCGGAATTGCTGTCCACCCGGCTTTCCGGCGCGGTGGAACAGGCGGTAACCGGCCGCAAGGACGCCAAACTGGCCCTGGACGAGGCCGTGCTGTTCTGGAACAAGAAGCTCGGTAAATAG
- a CDS encoding carbohydrate ABC transporter permease, with protein MAKSRRSTLSAYLFLAPAIVLLLVFAFWPVGFGSYIAFTHYNVIEPPQWVGLDNFRELFADELFLSALRNSALYLLVVPAIQVLAILLAVLVNNNLPGIRFFRAAYYLPVVTTVSVIGVIWNFMYTDAGALNATLRWLHLINEPIGFLSDDRIALFAVMFVTIWRGLGWYMVLYLAGLQSISAEVYEAAILDGANAWQRFWRITVPLLLPTILLCSIMSMLAATKAFEEVQIMTQGGPFQSTFTALYYAYEFGIKTLNFGRALAASLVVSSLCMALAWLNFRYLQPK; from the coding sequence GTGGCCAAGTCACGCCGTTCCACCCTGTCCGCTTACTTGTTCCTGGCGCCCGCCATCGTACTGTTATTGGTTTTCGCATTCTGGCCGGTGGGATTCGGTTCCTATATCGCGTTTACCCATTACAACGTGATCGAGCCGCCGCAATGGGTCGGCCTGGATAACTTCCGCGAACTATTCGCCGATGAACTGTTCCTGTCCGCGCTGCGCAATTCCGCGCTCTATCTGCTGGTGGTACCGGCCATCCAGGTGCTGGCCATCCTGCTGGCGGTACTGGTCAACAATAATCTGCCCGGCATCCGCTTCTTCCGCGCTGCCTACTATCTACCGGTCGTGACCACCGTCTCGGTGATCGGCGTCATCTGGAACTTCATGTACACCGATGCCGGCGCGCTCAATGCCACGCTGCGCTGGCTGCACCTGATCAATGAACCGATAGGCTTTCTCAGCGATGACCGCATCGCCCTGTTCGCGGTGATGTTCGTCACCATCTGGCGAGGCCTGGGCTGGTATATGGTGCTGTACCTGGCCGGGCTGCAATCCATTTCCGCCGAAGTCTACGAAGCCGCCATCCTCGATGGCGCCAATGCCTGGCAGCGCTTCTGGCGCATCACCGTGCCGCTGTTGCTGCCCACCATCCTGCTCTGCTCGATCATGTCCATGCTGGCCGCCACCAAGGCGTTCGAGGAAGTACAGATCATGACCCAGGGCGGTCCGTTCCAATCCACCTTCACCGCCTTGTATTACGCCTACGAGTTCGGCATCAAGACCCTCAATTTCGGCCGGGCGCTCGCCGCCAGCCTGGTCGTTTCCTCGCTCTGCATGGCCCTGGCCTGGCTCAACTTCCGCTACCTACAGCCCAAATGA
- a CDS encoding carbohydrate ABC transporter permease, giving the protein MSLAPSKRRPTLAGSRVLRRARRAARHLPHYLALTALAILTVYPFWWTLVTALSTSGDVYSFPPRLWPTEPGLQNFVEVFQTIKLVLFYKNSILISAASVVGTLLICSLAAYPLATMQFPGRKLVFGAIVATLILPAEINFLVNFITIAKLQLADTLAGVVLPGLAGAVGIFLMKQAFEAVPRDLIDAARIDGANEWQIFWRVMLPLTKPALGALAILTLVSAWNQYIWPAVVLTSPDKFPLSVGVSYLAGTFGSKTSVVAAGAVLTVLPILIVFLFTQRFFLRGFEGAVK; this is encoded by the coding sequence ATGTCCCTCGCCCCCAGCAAGCGTCGTCCCACCCTGGCCGGAAGCCGCGTGCTGCGCCGTGCGCGCCGGGCGGCCCGCCATCTGCCCCACTACCTGGCCTTGACCGCGCTGGCGATCCTGACCGTCTACCCCTTCTGGTGGACCCTGGTCACCGCCCTGTCCACCAGCGGCGATGTCTATAGTTTTCCGCCGCGCCTGTGGCCGACCGAGCCGGGCCTGCAGAACTTCGTCGAGGTGTTCCAGACCATCAAGCTGGTGCTGTTCTACAAGAATTCCATCCTGATCTCGGCCGCCTCGGTAGTGGGCACCTTGCTGATCTGCAGCCTGGCGGCCTATCCGCTGGCGACCATGCAGTTCCCGGGCCGCAAGCTGGTATTCGGCGCCATCGTCGCCACCCTGATCCTGCCGGCCGAGATCAATTTCCTGGTCAACTTCATCACCATCGCCAAGCTGCAACTGGCCGACACCCTGGCCGGCGTGGTGCTGCCCGGACTGGCCGGCGCGGTCGGCATCTTCCTGATGAAGCAAGCCTTCGAAGCGGTACCGCGCGATTTGATCGATGCCGCCCGCATCGACGGCGCCAACGAGTGGCAGATTTTCTGGCGGGTCATGTTGCCCCTGACCAAGCCCGCCCTGGGGGCGCTGGCCATCCTGACCCTGGTCAGCGCCTGGAACCAATACATCTGGCCAGCGGTGGTCCTGACCAGCCCGGACAAATTCCCGCTCAGCGTGGGCGTGTCCTACCTGGCCGGCACGTTCGGTTCCAAGACCAGCGTGGTGGCGGCCGGCGCGGTCCTGACCGTGCTGCCCATCCTGATCGTGTTTCTATTTACCCAGCGCTTTTTCCTGCGCGGTTTCGAAGGTGCCGTGAAATGA
- a CDS encoding GntR family transcriptional regulator — MDKAREAALLALKPDSDSSTPLYLQVANKLSSAIGTGLWQADEALPSERVLCEMLDISRVTARKAMDMLFEQGLIVRRQGSGTYIAPRLVQPLSRLTSFSEEIRNRGFAPSSRWLSREIGSATQEEVLRLGLSPASNVARLKRLRMADATVMAVETSTLPSRYLPDPTAITDSLYAWLDGHGTSVVRALQHIKAVNASDEIAQLAGIPSGTAMLMITRIGYLDSGLPVELSYSYCRNDYYDFIAELRR; from the coding sequence ATGGATAAAGCCCGCGAAGCCGCCCTCCTGGCCTTGAAGCCCGATTCCGACAGCAGCACCCCACTGTACCTGCAGGTCGCCAACAAGCTGTCCAGCGCCATCGGCACCGGCCTGTGGCAGGCCGATGAAGCCCTGCCGTCGGAGCGGGTATTGTGCGAGATGCTCGATATCTCGCGTGTTACCGCCCGCAAGGCGATGGATATGCTGTTCGAACAGGGCCTGATCGTACGGCGCCAAGGTTCCGGCACCTATATCGCCCCGCGGCTGGTCCAGCCGCTGTCGCGCCTGACCAGTTTTTCCGAGGAAATCCGCAATCGCGGCTTCGCCCCGTCGTCACGCTGGCTGAGCCGCGAAATCGGCAGCGCCACCCAGGAAGAAGTCCTGCGCCTGGGGCTGTCGCCCGCCTCCAATGTGGCCCGCCTGAAGCGCCTGCGGATGGCCGATGCCACCGTGATGGCGGTGGAAACCTCTACCCTGCCCAGCCGCTATCTGCCGGACCCCACGGCCATCACCGACTCGCTCTATGCCTGGCTCGATGGCCACGGCACCTCGGTGGTCAGGGCCCTCCAGCATATCAAGGCGGTCAATGCCAGCGACGAGATCGCCCAGCTGGCCGGCATCCCCAGCGGCACCGCCATGCTGATGATCACCCGGATCGGCTATTTGGACAGCGGCCTGCCGGTGGAACTGTCCTACTCCTACTGCCGCAACGATTACTACGATTTTATCGCCGAGCTCCGGCGATAG
- a CDS encoding BadF/BadG/BcrA/BcrD ATPase family protein, with the protein MALEFLIGVDGGGTGTRIRVADRDGRELARGSAGPSGLGLGIDVAWLTIRACIARTFRESRLHFDPSTCAIGLGLAGVHNPAWAEAFLGQATDFHAIRLDTDGFTTLLGAHGGQAGAIVAVGTGSIGEAWLGGTERRTVSGWGFPSGDEGSGAWIGMQAARLAQRALDGRAETTPLARAVVAQLGGDITQAFRWLGQATQTSYAQLTPLVLEHAANDAAAATILRQAGEEIADIARALDSENRLPIALCGGLAEALRPWLPSALIHRARQPLADSATGALHLIRGNI; encoded by the coding sequence ATGGCCCTGGAATTTCTGATCGGTGTAGATGGCGGCGGCACCGGCACCCGTATCCGGGTGGCGGATCGCGACGGCCGCGAATTGGCGCGCGGCAGCGCCGGCCCTTCCGGGCTGGGGCTGGGTATAGACGTCGCCTGGCTGACTATCCGTGCCTGTATCGCCCGTACCTTTCGCGAGTCCCGCCTGCACTTCGACCCATCGACCTGCGCCATCGGCCTGGGCCTGGCCGGCGTCCACAATCCCGCCTGGGCCGAGGCCTTCCTCGGCCAGGCCACCGATTTCCATGCCATCCGCCTCGACACCGACGGCTTCACCACCTTGCTGGGCGCCCATGGCGGCCAAGCCGGCGCCATCGTGGCGGTCGGCACCGGCAGCATAGGCGAAGCCTGGCTGGGCGGGACCGAACGGCGCACGGTCTCCGGCTGGGGCTTCCCCAGCGGTGACGAAGGGAGCGGTGCCTGGATAGGCATGCAGGCCGCCCGACTGGCGCAGCGCGCGCTGGACGGCCGCGCCGAAACCACGCCACTGGCCCGCGCCGTGGTCGCCCAGCTGGGCGGCGATATCACCCAGGCCTTTCGCTGGCTGGGCCAAGCCACCCAAACCAGTTACGCACAACTGACCCCACTGGTACTTGAGCACGCAGCGAATGACGCCGCTGCGGCTACCATCCTGCGCCAGGCGGGCGAAGAAATCGCCGACATCGCCCGTGCGCTCGATAGCGAAAACCGACTACCCATCGCGCTCTGTGGCGGCCTGGCGGAAGCATTGCGTCCCTGGCTGCCCTCGGCATTGATCCATCGCGCGCGCCAACCGCTGGCCGATTCCGCCACCGGCGCGCTGCACCTGATTCGGGGAAACATTTAA
- a CDS encoding SIS domain-containing protein: MTTCMWKEMHEAPAALARQADRQDARFAELGARLRHTDPHALVTVARGSSDHASAYLSYLTMLRLGRLAVSLPMSLLTLYDAPLDVAGTVAIAISQSGRSPDVVEPIRRFRQGRAQTVALVNDAASPLAEAAEWTLPLEAGPEYAVAATKSYIASLAAGARLVAHWADDQVLLDGLAALPDALGRALETDWSAGVEALRQAERIMIVGRGLTLPIALEAALKCKETAAIQAEAFSGAEIKHGPMALIEKGYPLLIFAPRGAAQAGLIKLAAEMRERGAKVLLAAPADIPERELTLPPAPLPELDALTAISAFYPMIEALARARGFDPDQPRHLNKVTLTR; the protein is encoded by the coding sequence GTGACGACTTGCATGTGGAAAGAGATGCACGAGGCGCCCGCCGCCCTCGCGCGCCAGGCAGACCGACAGGATGCACGCTTCGCCGAGCTGGGCGCGCGCTTGCGCCATACCGATCCGCACGCGCTGGTCACCGTCGCGCGCGGCAGCTCGGACCATGCTTCGGCCTATCTGTCCTATCTCACCATGCTGCGCCTGGGCCGGCTCGCCGTATCGCTGCCCATGTCCTTGCTGACCCTGTACGACGCGCCACTGGACGTGGCGGGTACGGTCGCGATCGCCATTTCGCAGTCGGGCCGCAGCCCGGACGTGGTCGAACCGATCCGGCGCTTTCGGCAAGGCCGGGCCCAGACCGTAGCCCTGGTCAACGATGCGGCGTCGCCCCTGGCCGAAGCCGCCGAATGGACCCTCCCACTGGAAGCCGGTCCGGAATATGCGGTGGCCGCCACCAAGAGCTATATCGCCAGCCTGGCCGCCGGCGCCCGCCTGGTCGCCCATTGGGCCGACGACCAGGTATTGCTGGACGGCTTGGCAGCCTTGCCCGACGCACTCGGCAGGGCGTTGGAAACCGACTGGTCGGCCGGCGTGGAAGCCTTGCGGCAGGCCGAGCGCATCATGATCGTCGGGCGCGGCCTCACCTTGCCGATCGCCCTGGAAGCCGCCCTTAAATGCAAGGAAACGGCGGCCATCCAGGCGGAAGCCTTCTCCGGCGCCGAAATCAAGCACGGCCCCATGGCGTTGATCGAGAAGGGCTATCCCTTGCTGATTTTCGCGCCGCGCGGCGCCGCGCAGGCCGGACTGATCAAGCTGGCCGCGGAAATGCGCGAACGCGGCGCCAAGGTATTGCTGGCCGCACCGGCCGATATCCCCGAGCGTGAACTGACCCTGCCGCCGGCGCCGCTGCCCGAACTGGATGCCCTCACCGCCATCAGTGCCTTCTATCCCATGATCGAAGCGCTGGCCCGGGCACGCGGTTTCGATCCCGACCAGCCACGCCATCTCAATAAAGTCACCTTGACGCGTTGA
- the nagZ gene encoding beta-N-acetylhexosaminidase, which translates to MTQDLNLARLAGRALMVDIAGEVLTPAEAAFLQEQHIRAICLFRRNVASADGTRRLVADLKAALGDDLLIGIDQEGGAVMRTLFLPAAPSAMALGASGDELLAYQVGAAIARGLASLGVNWNYAPVLDLNNNPRNPVIAERSFGADPQRAARLAGAWMAGHLAEGVATCVKHFPGHGDTHTDSHLALPIVDKSRSAIEEYELSPFHALIRQTPGLMSAHIVFPAFDEERPATLSPAILQTLLRDNWDYQGVTITDGMNMKAIRERWGQARGSVMALAAGADLSLVLQFPDEMAAAGTALREAVATGELSQARLAQADQRVNAMIQRYPAVQRGYSAEQEAADRALFALAWRRALTLVGTAPRPPLGGRVRLVLQADAPSDGVSEPGLSAEALTKRLAPLYQLDVRTFRRREELEWAELPQDGVFTIIATTTRARYDEAQRRQWRPDLHLALWNPYAAADLACPALVSYGFVEPALDAVVGWLKGEWEATGSLPAPLDDIHS; encoded by the coding sequence ATGACGCAAGACCTGAACCTGGCCCGACTGGCCGGCCGTGCCCTGATGGTGGATATCGCCGGCGAGGTACTGACGCCGGCGGAAGCCGCCTTTCTGCAAGAACAGCATATCCGCGCCATCTGCCTGTTTCGCCGCAACGTCGCCAGCGCCGACGGCACCCGCCGCCTGGTCGCCGACCTGAAGGCCGCGCTGGGCGACGATCTGCTGATCGGCATCGACCAGGAAGGCGGCGCGGTCATGCGCACGCTATTCCTGCCCGCCGCCCCCTCGGCCATGGCCTTGGGCGCCAGCGGCGACGAGCTGCTGGCCTACCAGGTCGGCGCCGCCATCGCCCGCGGCCTGGCCTCGCTGGGAGTCAACTGGAATTACGCGCCGGTACTGGACCTGAACAACAATCCCCGCAATCCGGTCATCGCCGAGCGCAGCTTCGGCGCCGATCCGCAGCGGGCGGCCAGGCTGGCCGGCGCCTGGATGGCAGGCCATCTGGCCGAAGGCGTGGCCACCTGCGTCAAGCACTTCCCCGGCCATGGCGATACCCATACCGACTCGCACCTGGCGCTGCCCATCGTGGACAAATCACGCTCGGCCATCGAGGAATACGAACTGTCGCCCTTCCATGCGCTGATTCGGCAGACGCCGGGACTGATGAGCGCCCATATCGTCTTTCCCGCCTTCGACGAGGAACGTCCGGCCACCTTGTCCCCCGCCATCCTGCAAACGCTGCTGCGCGACAACTGGGACTACCAGGGCGTCACCATCACCGACGGCATGAATATGAAGGCCATCCGCGAGCGCTGGGGGCAAGCGCGCGGGTCCGTGATGGCACTGGCCGCCGGCGCGGACCTATCGCTGGTGCTGCAATTCCCGGACGAAATGGCCGCCGCCGGCACGGCCTTGCGCGAGGCGGTGGCGACCGGCGAGCTGAGCCAGGCTCGGCTGGCGCAAGCGGACCAGCGCGTCAATGCCATGATCCAGCGCTATCCGGCCGTGCAGCGCGGCTACAGCGCCGAGCAGGAGGCGGCCGACCGAGCCCTGTTCGCCCTGGCCTGGCGCCGCGCGCTGACCCTGGTCGGCACCGCCCCCCGCCCGCCCTTGGGCGGCAGGGTACGTCTGGTGCTGCAGGCCGACGCCCCCTCGGACGGCGTGTCCGAACCCGGCTTGTCCGCCGAGGCGTTGACCAAGCGGCTTGCCCCGCTCTATCAGCTCGATGTGCGCACTTTCCGCCGGCGCGAGGAACTGGAATGGGCCGAATTACCGCAGGACGGCGTATTCACCATCATTGCCACCACCACCCGTGCCCGCTACGACGAAGCCCAGCGCCGACAATGGCGGCCCGACCTGCACCTGGCGCTGTGGAACCCTTACGCCGCCGCCGACCTGGCCTGCCCCGCCCTGGTCAGCTACGGCTTCGTCGAACCGGCCCTCGATGCGGTAGTCGGCTGGCTGAAAGGCGAATGGGAAGCCACGGGTAGCCTGCCCGCGCCGCTGGACGATATCCACAGCTAA
- the nagA gene encoding N-acetylglucosamine-6-phosphate deacetylase: MQTLHGNILTPDGWRHGDLHFGSQIIGLAGVPSDPGGNSDDFILPGFIDLHVHGGGGRDVMEGGDALSVIARTHARHGTTSLLATTMTAPKREIELALQGVGQAMALRSTAGSRVLGVHLEGPYINPGKLGAQPNFARDGVLEEIRGFGELAPLKILTLAPEVRGHMSLISDLVARGIRVQLGHTLGSYEDGVAALQHGAISFTHLFNAMTGLHHREPGIVGAALAHAEYAELIPDLMHVHPGAIKAALRAIPKLYCVTDSTAAAGMPDGNYKLGRHTVTKCMGGVRLPDGTLAGSTLTLDVALRNLVGLGLELDDASRRLSTYQAEMLGLDDRGRLAVGCHADLVVFNRDLQLKAVFVEGEPIKLES; this comes from the coding sequence ATGCAAACCCTGCACGGCAATATCCTCACTCCCGACGGCTGGCGACACGGCGATCTGCATTTCGGCAGCCAGATCATCGGCCTGGCAGGCGTGCCCAGCGATCCGGGCGGCAATAGCGACGATTTTATCCTGCCCGGCTTTATCGACCTGCATGTGCACGGCGGCGGCGGCCGCGATGTGATGGAGGGCGGCGACGCCCTGTCGGTCATCGCCCGCACGCATGCCCGCCACGGCACCACCAGCCTGCTGGCCACCACCATGACCGCGCCCAAGCGCGAAATCGAACTGGCCCTGCAGGGCGTCGGGCAAGCCATGGCGCTACGCAGCACCGCCGGTTCGCGGGTATTGGGCGTGCATCTGGAAGGGCCCTATATCAATCCCGGCAAGCTGGGGGCCCAGCCGAATTTCGCCCGCGACGGCGTACTCGAGGAAATACGCGGCTTCGGCGAACTGGCGCCGCTCAAGATACTTACGCTGGCGCCGGAAGTACGCGGCCACATGTCGCTGATCAGCGACCTGGTCGCACGCGGGATCCGGGTGCAGCTGGGCCATACGCTGGGCAGCTACGAGGATGGCGTGGCAGCGCTGCAGCATGGCGCCATCAGCTTCACCCATCTGTTCAACGCCATGACCGGCCTGCACCACCGGGAGCCGGGCATTGTCGGCGCCGCGCTGGCCCACGCCGAATACGCCGAGCTGATCCCTGACCTGATGCATGTGCATCCCGGCGCCATCAAAGCCGCCCTGCGGGCCATCCCCAAGCTGTATTGCGTGACCGATTCGACCGCTGCCGCCGGCATGCCGGACGGCAATTACAAGCTTGGCCGCCACACGGTCACCAAATGCATGGGGGGCGTGCGCTTGCCGGACGGCACCCTGGCGGGCTCTACCCTGACCCTGGACGTCGCCCTCCGCAATCTGGTCGGCCTGGGCCTGGAGCTGGACGATGCCTCGCGCCGCCTCTCCACCTACCAGGCGGAGATGCTGGGCCTGGACGATAGGGGCCGGCTGGCGGTCGGCTGCCATGCCGACCTGGTGGTGTTCAACCGTGACCTGCAACTGAAAGCCGTCTTCGTCGAAGGCGAACCGATCAAACTGGAGAGTTAA